The Panulirus ornatus isolate Po-2019 chromosome 5, ASM3632096v1, whole genome shotgun sequence genome includes a window with the following:
- the LOC139746650 gene encoding protein Star-like, translated as MCGHGHLLPAGIMAMLLYLVVRMRWGQWVGGDARGHQELLSRIRGPLGAEDPRVVATVRAHYLFPPSHLPYNLTHRYHYENSHLSHAFGWGFYHHYIRHFFGNQRGGFFLEAGALDGEFLSNSLWLELNLGWSGLLIEADRNNFRHLLWKRRRAWISNTCVAKESYPREAIFESLEETKGESRWIYRANTRETGSYFTKFLDELSRSSRRSYTRTQCFPLTTHLLALNVTTIDLLSLDMQGGEWEVIRGLPLEKVLVRSMAVEHFPGSETDRKGAKFDQAFVRYMEGLGYRLVDVNMDVDYFFILTSDQVLKHKSDPRELNQFHKKT; from the exons ATGTGTGGGCATGGTCATCTTCTCCCTGCTGGAATCATGGCGATGCTTCTCTACTTG GTGGTGCGCATGCGCTGGGGCCAGTGGGTTGGGGGAGACGCTAGAGGTCACCAGGAACTCCTGAGTCGGATACGTGGGCCCCTGGGGGCCGAGGACCCTCGCGTAGTGGCAACAGTGAGGGCACACTACTTGTTCCCGCCTTCCCATCTTCCCTACAACCTCACCCATCGTTACCACTACGAAAACAGTCACCTCAGCCACGCCTTCGGCTGGGGTTTCTACCACCACTACATCAGGCATTTCTTCGGTAACCAGCGTGGAGGCTTCTTCTTAGAGGCGGGAGCCCTGGACGGTGAGTTCCTCTCGAATTCTCTTTGGTTGGAGCTGAACCTCGGCTGGTCTGGTCTTCTCATTGAGGCAGATCGTAACAATTTCCGACACCTCCTCTGGAAGAGACGTCGAGCCTGGATCTCCAACACGTGTGTCGCCAAGGAATCGTACCCTCGAGAGGCGATCTTCGAATCGCTGGAGGAGACGAAAGGGGAGTCTCGTTGGATCTACCGCGCCAACACTCGAGAGACGGGCTCGTACTTCACCAAGTTCCTGGACGAACTGAGCAGATCCTCTCGAAGGTCCTACACGAGGACGCAGTGCTTTCCTCTGACGACGCACTTGCTGGCCCTAAACGTCACGACCATCGACCTCCTCTCGCTGGACATGCAAGGTGGAGAGTGGGAGGTCATCCGGGGGTTACCACTGGAGAAGGTACTCGTCAGGAGTATGGCTGTCGAACATTTCCCTGGTTCAGAAACTGATAGGAAAGGCGCAAAGTTCGACCAGGCCTTCGTCAGGTACATGGAAGGTCTTGGTTACCGCCTCGTTGATGTTAATATGGATGTTGACTACTTCTTTATACTCACAAGTGACCAGGTGTTGAAACACAAGAGTGATCCACGTGAACTAAATCAGTTCCACAAAAAAACATAA